The following proteins are co-located in the Gossypium hirsutum isolate 1008001.06 chromosome A02, Gossypium_hirsutum_v2.1, whole genome shotgun sequence genome:
- the LOC107936568 gene encoding AAA-ATPase At3g50940 isoform X3: MNSVWALLASIALIRTTLYNYLPEKLRLYISARFEEWTRRFNTDETMVFKDYQSSKMNQLFQAANLYLGESLPTISIPRVTVEKTENVRNLTFSMEKNTEMIDVYENIPMKWKYFSDYSQGMSKHEISWYELSFHKEYKSLVTNCYLPYILERANKIKERNRVVQLHTAARDFWTPKPVIIQHPMTFETLAMDGNLKKELVEDLDRFMNSKEYYQQIGKVWKRGYLLYGPPGTGKSSLIAAMANHLNFDIYNLNLSAVSSDFVLQNLLLSTANRSILVIEDIDCSIKLQNRESGIELPIKYQQQNKVTLSGLLNFFDGILSCCGEGKILVATTNYKDRIDRALLRAGRMDMHIYLTYCTFSAFKQLALRYLEISDHSLFHHIEKLLPKVKVSPAEVAGELMKTRDPKASTEGLIKHLEEKVNLIADGNSEVSPKHHSSLSQTSNCQVHKSSISLPLACDGASMDNVKSPGPKPDVSVKSKLTADGEGDNNFEKTDLVRDRSSRHNILQVIEDMEKELLSYKEAIIALQKKSCGTLNKLAGIKATI, translated from the exons ATGAACTCTGTGTGGGCATTATTGGCTTCCATTGCCTTGATACGTACCACACTCTACAATTACTTGCCTGAAAAGCTCCGGTTATACATCTCTGCACGGTTCGAAGAATGGACTCGCCGGTTCAATACTGATGAAACCATGGTGTTCAAAGATTACCAAAGTtcaaagatgaaccaacttttcCAAGCTGCAAATCTTTACCTTGGAGAATCGCTTCCCACTATTTCAATCCCTCGTGTGACCGTAGAAAAGACTGAGAACGTAAGGAACCTCACTTTTTCCATGGAGAAAAATACCGAGATGATCGATGTTTATGAAAATATACCAATGAAATGGAAGTACTTCTCTGATTATAGTCAAGGTATGTCCAAACATGAGATCAGCTGGTATGAACTATCATTTCATAAAGAGTACAAAAGCTTGGTCACCAATTGTTATTTGCCATATATCCTTGAAAGAGCTAACAAAATCAAAGAAAGGAACAGAGTGGTGCAACTCCATACAGCAGCTCGTGATTTTTGGACCCCAAAACCAGTGATAATTCAACATCCTATGACATTTGAAACCTTAGCCATGGATGGGAATCTCAAGAAGGAGCTTGTGGAAGATTTAGACAGGTTTATGAATAGTAAAGAATATTATCAACAGATTGGAAAAGTCTGGAAAAGAGGGTATTTGCTTTATGGTCCTCCAGGGACTGGAAAATCTAGCTTGATAGCTGCTATGGCAAATCATTTAAATTTTGATATCTATAACTTGAATCTCTCAGCTGTTTCTTCAGACTTTGTTTTGCAGAATTTGTTGCTTAGTACTGCCAATCGTTCGATTCTTGTGATTGAAGACATAGATTGTTCTATTAAGTTGCAGAACAGAGAATCTGGGATAGAACTACCTATAAAGTATCAGCAACAAAACAAG GTAACACTTTCTGGATTGTTGAACTTCTTTGATGGTATTTTATCCTGCTGTGGGGAAGGAAAGATACTGGTTGCTACTACCAATTACAAAGATCGAATCGACCGTGCATTACTTCGAGCCGGTCGAATGGACATGCATATCTACCTTACTTATTGCACTTTCTCTGCCTTTAAACAACTAGCTTTAAGGTACTTGGAGATTTCTGATCATAGTCTTTTTCACCACATTGAAAAGCTTCTACCAAAGGTTAAAGTTTCCCCTGCTGAGGTTGCTGGTGAACTAATGAAGACCAGGGATCCTAAAGCATCTACTGAGGGCCTGATCAAGCATCTTGAAGAAAAGgtaaat TTGATTGCAGATGGCAACTCTGAAGTTAGTCCCAAGCACCATTCATCTCTTTCACAGACATCAAATTGCCAAGTCCATAAATCTTCAATATCACTTCCTTTGGCATGTGATGGAGCTAGTATGGACAATGTAAAGTCTCCAGGTCCAAAACCAGATGTTTCGGTCAAGTCAAAGTTAACCGCGGACGGTGAAGGTGACAACAACTTCGAGAAGACGGATTTAGTCCGGGATCGATCTTCACGCCATAATATCCTACAAGTCATTGAAGACATGGAAAAGGAACTGTTGAGCTACAAAGAAGCAATTATAGCACTGCAAAAGAAATCATGTGGGACACTGAATAAATTGGCTGGGATTAAGGCCACAATATAA
- the LOC107936568 gene encoding AAA-ATPase At3g50940 isoform X11, translating to MNSVWALLASIALIRTTLYNYLPEKLRLYISARFEEWTRRFNTDETMVFKDYQSSKMNQLFQAANLYLGESLPTISIPRVTVEKTENVRNLTFSMEKNTEMIDVYENIPMKWKYFSDYSQGMSKHEISWYELSFHKEYKSLVTNCYLPYILERANKIKERNRVVQLHTAARDFWTPKPVIIQHPMTFETLAMDGNLKKELVEDLDRFMNSKEYYQQIGKVWKRGYLLYGPPGTGKSSLIAAMANHLNFDIYNLNLSAVSSDFVLQNLLLSTANRSILVIEDIDCSIKLQNRESGIELPIKYQQQNKVTLSGLLNFFDGILSCCGEGKILVATTNYKDRIDRALLRAGRMDMHIYLTYCTFSAFKQLALRYLEISDHSLFHHIEKLLPKVKVSPAEVAGELMKTRDPKASTEGLIKHLEEKMATLKLVPSTIHLFHRHQIAKSINLQYHFLWHVMELVWTM from the exons ATGAACTCTGTGTGGGCATTATTGGCTTCCATTGCCTTGATACGTACCACACTCTACAATTACTTGCCTGAAAAGCTCCGGTTATACATCTCTGCACGGTTCGAAGAATGGACTCGCCGGTTCAATACTGATGAAACCATGGTGTTCAAAGATTACCAAAGTtcaaagatgaaccaacttttcCAAGCTGCAAATCTTTACCTTGGAGAATCGCTTCCCACTATTTCAATCCCTCGTGTGACCGTAGAAAAGACTGAGAACGTAAGGAACCTCACTTTTTCCATGGAGAAAAATACCGAGATGATCGATGTTTATGAAAATATACCAATGAAATGGAAGTACTTCTCTGATTATAGTCAAGGTATGTCCAAACATGAGATCAGCTGGTATGAACTATCATTTCATAAAGAGTACAAAAGCTTGGTCACCAATTGTTATTTGCCATATATCCTTGAAAGAGCTAACAAAATCAAAGAAAGGAACAGAGTGGTGCAACTCCATACAGCAGCTCGTGATTTTTGGACCCCAAAACCAGTGATAATTCAACATCCTATGACATTTGAAACCTTAGCCATGGATGGGAATCTCAAGAAGGAGCTTGTGGAAGATTTAGACAGGTTTATGAATAGTAAAGAATATTATCAACAGATTGGAAAAGTCTGGAAAAGAGGGTATTTGCTTTATGGTCCTCCAGGGACTGGAAAATCTAGCTTGATAGCTGCTATGGCAAATCATTTAAATTTTGATATCTATAACTTGAATCTCTCAGCTGTTTCTTCAGACTTTGTTTTGCAGAATTTGTTGCTTAGTACTGCCAATCGTTCGATTCTTGTGATTGAAGACATAGATTGTTCTATTAAGTTGCAGAACAGAGAATCTGGGATAGAACTACCTATAAAGTATCAGCAACAAAACAAG GTAACACTTTCTGGATTGTTGAACTTCTTTGATGGTATTTTATCCTGCTGTGGGGAAGGAAAGATACTGGTTGCTACTACCAATTACAAAGATCGAATCGACCGTGCATTACTTCGAGCCGGTCGAATGGACATGCATATCTACCTTACTTATTGCACTTTCTCTGCCTTTAAACAACTAGCTTTAAGGTACTTGGAGATTTCTGATCATAGTCTTTTTCACCACATTGAAAAGCTTCTACCAAAGGTTAAAGTTTCCCCTGCTGAGGTTGCTGGTGAACTAATGAAGACCAGGGATCCTAAAGCATCTACTGAGGGCCTGATCAAGCATCTTGAAGAAAAG ATGGCAACTCTGAAGTTAGTCCCAAGCACCATTCATCTCTTTCACAGACATCAAATTGCCAAGTCCATAAATCTTCAATATCACTTCCTTTGGCATGTGATGGAGCTAGTATGGACAATGTAA
- the LOC107936568 gene encoding AAA-ATPase At3g50940 isoform X10: MNSVWALLASIALIRTTLYNYLPEKLRLYISARFEEWTRRFNTDETMVFKDYQSSKMNQLFQAANLYLGESLPTISIPRVTVEKTENVRNLTFSMEKNTEMIDVYENIPMKWKYFSDYSQGMSKHEISWYELSFHKEYKSLVTNCYLPYILERANKIKERNRVVQLHTAARDFWTPKPVIIQHPMTFETLAMDGNLKKELVEDLDRFMNSKEYYQQIGKVWKRGYLLYGPPGTGKSSLIAAMANHLNFDIYNLNLSAVSSDFVLQNLLLSTANRSILVIEDIDCSIKLQNRESGIELPIKYQQQNKLMFLQVTLSGLLNFFDGILSCCGEGKILVATTNYKDRIDRALLRAGRMDMHIYLTYCTFSAFKQLALRYLEISDHSLFHHIEKLLPKVKVSPAEVAGELMKTRDPKASTEGLIKHLEEKMATLKLVPSTIHLFHRHQIAKSINLQYHFLWHVMELVWTM, translated from the exons ATGAACTCTGTGTGGGCATTATTGGCTTCCATTGCCTTGATACGTACCACACTCTACAATTACTTGCCTGAAAAGCTCCGGTTATACATCTCTGCACGGTTCGAAGAATGGACTCGCCGGTTCAATACTGATGAAACCATGGTGTTCAAAGATTACCAAAGTtcaaagatgaaccaacttttcCAAGCTGCAAATCTTTACCTTGGAGAATCGCTTCCCACTATTTCAATCCCTCGTGTGACCGTAGAAAAGACTGAGAACGTAAGGAACCTCACTTTTTCCATGGAGAAAAATACCGAGATGATCGATGTTTATGAAAATATACCAATGAAATGGAAGTACTTCTCTGATTATAGTCAAGGTATGTCCAAACATGAGATCAGCTGGTATGAACTATCATTTCATAAAGAGTACAAAAGCTTGGTCACCAATTGTTATTTGCCATATATCCTTGAAAGAGCTAACAAAATCAAAGAAAGGAACAGAGTGGTGCAACTCCATACAGCAGCTCGTGATTTTTGGACCCCAAAACCAGTGATAATTCAACATCCTATGACATTTGAAACCTTAGCCATGGATGGGAATCTCAAGAAGGAGCTTGTGGAAGATTTAGACAGGTTTATGAATAGTAAAGAATATTATCAACAGATTGGAAAAGTCTGGAAAAGAGGGTATTTGCTTTATGGTCCTCCAGGGACTGGAAAATCTAGCTTGATAGCTGCTATGGCAAATCATTTAAATTTTGATATCTATAACTTGAATCTCTCAGCTGTTTCTTCAGACTTTGTTTTGCAGAATTTGTTGCTTAGTACTGCCAATCGTTCGATTCTTGTGATTGAAGACATAGATTGTTCTATTAAGTTGCAGAACAGAGAATCTGGGATAGAACTACCTATAAAGTATCAGCAACAAAACAAG TTAATGTTCTTACAGGTAACACTTTCTGGATTGTTGAACTTCTTTGATGGTATTTTATCCTGCTGTGGGGAAGGAAAGATACTGGTTGCTACTACCAATTACAAAGATCGAATCGACCGTGCATTACTTCGAGCCGGTCGAATGGACATGCATATCTACCTTACTTATTGCACTTTCTCTGCCTTTAAACAACTAGCTTTAAGGTACTTGGAGATTTCTGATCATAGTCTTTTTCACCACATTGAAAAGCTTCTACCAAAGGTTAAAGTTTCCCCTGCTGAGGTTGCTGGTGAACTAATGAAGACCAGGGATCCTAAAGCATCTACTGAGGGCCTGATCAAGCATCTTGAAGAAAAG ATGGCAACTCTGAAGTTAGTCCCAAGCACCATTCATCTCTTTCACAGACATCAAATTGCCAAGTCCATAAATCTTCAATATCACTTCCTTTGGCATGTGATGGAGCTAGTATGGACAATGTAA
- the LOC107936568 gene encoding AAA-ATPase At3g50940 isoform X7 yields MNSVWALLASIALIRTTLYNYLPEKLRLYISARFEEWTRRFNTDETMVFKDYQSSKMNQLFQAANLYLGESLPTISIPRVTVEKTENVRNLTFSMEKNTEMIDVYENIPMKWKYFSDYSQGMSKHEISWYELSFHKEYKSLVTNCYLPYILERANKIKERNRVVQLHTAARDFWTPKPVIIQHPMTFETLAMDGNLKKELVEDLDRFMNSKEYYQQIGKVWKRGYLLYGPPGTGKSSLIAAMANHLNFDIYNLNLSAVSSDFVLQNLLLSTANRSILVIEDIDCSIKLQNRESGIELPIKYQQQNKLMFLQVTLSGLLNFFDGILSCCGEGKILVATTNYKDRIDRALLRAGRMDMHIYLTYCTFSAFKQLALRYLEISDHSLFHHIEKLLPKVKVSPAEVAGELMKTRDPKASTEGLIKHLEEKVNMATLKLVPSTIHLFHRHQIAKSINLQYHFLWHVMELVWTM; encoded by the exons ATGAACTCTGTGTGGGCATTATTGGCTTCCATTGCCTTGATACGTACCACACTCTACAATTACTTGCCTGAAAAGCTCCGGTTATACATCTCTGCACGGTTCGAAGAATGGACTCGCCGGTTCAATACTGATGAAACCATGGTGTTCAAAGATTACCAAAGTtcaaagatgaaccaacttttcCAAGCTGCAAATCTTTACCTTGGAGAATCGCTTCCCACTATTTCAATCCCTCGTGTGACCGTAGAAAAGACTGAGAACGTAAGGAACCTCACTTTTTCCATGGAGAAAAATACCGAGATGATCGATGTTTATGAAAATATACCAATGAAATGGAAGTACTTCTCTGATTATAGTCAAGGTATGTCCAAACATGAGATCAGCTGGTATGAACTATCATTTCATAAAGAGTACAAAAGCTTGGTCACCAATTGTTATTTGCCATATATCCTTGAAAGAGCTAACAAAATCAAAGAAAGGAACAGAGTGGTGCAACTCCATACAGCAGCTCGTGATTTTTGGACCCCAAAACCAGTGATAATTCAACATCCTATGACATTTGAAACCTTAGCCATGGATGGGAATCTCAAGAAGGAGCTTGTGGAAGATTTAGACAGGTTTATGAATAGTAAAGAATATTATCAACAGATTGGAAAAGTCTGGAAAAGAGGGTATTTGCTTTATGGTCCTCCAGGGACTGGAAAATCTAGCTTGATAGCTGCTATGGCAAATCATTTAAATTTTGATATCTATAACTTGAATCTCTCAGCTGTTTCTTCAGACTTTGTTTTGCAGAATTTGTTGCTTAGTACTGCCAATCGTTCGATTCTTGTGATTGAAGACATAGATTGTTCTATTAAGTTGCAGAACAGAGAATCTGGGATAGAACTACCTATAAAGTATCAGCAACAAAACAAG TTAATGTTCTTACAGGTAACACTTTCTGGATTGTTGAACTTCTTTGATGGTATTTTATCCTGCTGTGGGGAAGGAAAGATACTGGTTGCTACTACCAATTACAAAGATCGAATCGACCGTGCATTACTTCGAGCCGGTCGAATGGACATGCATATCTACCTTACTTATTGCACTTTCTCTGCCTTTAAACAACTAGCTTTAAGGTACTTGGAGATTTCTGATCATAGTCTTTTTCACCACATTGAAAAGCTTCTACCAAAGGTTAAAGTTTCCCCTGCTGAGGTTGCTGGTGAACTAATGAAGACCAGGGATCCTAAAGCATCTACTGAGGGCCTGATCAAGCATCTTGAAGAAAAGgtaaat ATGGCAACTCTGAAGTTAGTCCCAAGCACCATTCATCTCTTTCACAGACATCAAATTGCCAAGTCCATAAATCTTCAATATCACTTCCTTTGGCATGTGATGGAGCTAGTATGGACAATGTAA